A segment of the Candidatus Protochlamydia naegleriophila genome:
AATCCAACCTTAAAACAATAAAAACTAATTAGTAAAAACCCAAACAAAGTAATTAAAAACAAACTTGCTTTTAAAATAGATTTTACATCTATACAAAGGAGCTTTCGCTTGATACACTCAACATTCGCGTTTGAAGAAAAATAATTATTAAGGAGGATTATGACGCGTATAATGGGCATACTTAATGTCACACCAGACTCATCATCCGATCAGGGGCGCTGGTTTGATCCCTCGCTTGCGCTTCAACGAGGCAGGGAGATCTTTCACGAAGGCGCCGACATCTTGGACATAGGCGGCGAGTCAACGCGTCCAGGCGCCCCGTCTGTTTCTACAGAAGAGGAGCTTAGGCGAGTCATTCCAATCCTTAAGGCTTTAAAAAAAGAGCTGCCCATTCCTTTCTCAATCGATACGATGAAGGCTAAGGTAGCAGCCGCTGCCTTAGAAGCTGGAGCCACACTGATCAATGATGTGGCGGGCTTTCGCGATAAAGACATGCGGGCTTTGGCAGCGCAATCGCAAGCCTCTATTTGCGTCATGCATATGTACGAAACTCCAGCCACCATGCAAGACAATCCGATCTATCCAGGCGGCGTCATCCCTTTTTTACTCGACTGGTTTCCAAGACAAATCGACCTTCTTCTATCAGCCGGTGTAAAAGAGCAACAGATTATTTTGGACCCCGGGATTGGATTTGGAAAAACCGTTGCCGATAATGTTGAAATCCTACAGAATTTGCACAGAATTAAGGGATTGGGGTTTCCTGTCTTAGTAGGACTTTCACGTAAATCATTTCTTGGAAAGATCATAAATAAACCTTACTCAGAATTGCTTCCCGCATCCCTTGCCGCCAATACTTTGGCAATTCTGGCTCAAGTAGACATCATCCGCGTCCATGATGTGGCGGCTCACCGGGATGTCCTTAAAGTCATGCAGCAATTCAACCCCCTAACGCCCTGACATCGGATATGTGGTTTTTTCAATTAATGGTTCCCGTGGTAGAGATTTTGATCATTGCGATCATAGTCTACTATCTTCTTTCGTTTTTTTGGAACACAAGAGCCATGGACTTGCTCTATGGGAGTTTGGCCTTCTTAGGCTTTTTCGCCCTAGCAAAATGGCTGAACTTGCCGGTTTTAGAAAAACTCATGTACTACGTTGTCAATGTGGCCGTCCTGGCTCTATTAATTATCTTCCAGCCAGAGCTGCGCTTAGCCCTATCAAAATTAAGCTTGAAGAGTAAGAAGTACCGCGAAATTACTGAGTTTGACAAATTTTTAGAAAGCATTTCTCAGTCGATCTATCGTCTCTCAGAAAGAAGAATTGGTGCACTGGTTGTACTTGAGAATCAAGATTCCCTTGAAGATCTAGCAAATAAGGCCGTTCTCATTAATGCTCAATTTTCCCCAGAGCTTTTAGAATCGATCTTTATTACAACAACTCCACTGCACGATGGAGCCGTCCTCATCCGAGGAACCACTATCATGTCGGCCGCAACCATTTTACCTTTGGCAGACGACAGCACTCACTTATCTAAATCAATGGGTACCAGGCATCGGGCAGGGCTTGGCATAAGTCAGTTAACCGATGCCCTCGTTATCGTCGTCTCTGAAGAAACTGGTAAGGTTTCCATCGCCCGTGACGGAATCATGACCCGGGGAGTCAAAGTCGACCGTTTCAAAGGAATCATTCGCAGTGTCTTTAGCCCTCCCAAGACCGCTATTCCGACTAGTTTGAACTTTTGGGAGCAGTTAAAATTATGGAAACGTTAATTAATAGCTTTTTCACCTATCAATGGCAAAAAAAACTAGCGGCCCTGCTAGCTGCAGCTGTTATTTGGATTTATGTCAGCCATTCGATTACATCGACAAAAACGATTCCTTTTGTCCCGATCCGCGTGATCAATCTACCAACTGACAAGACTATCCCAGGGTTACTTCCTAATGGCTTTCTAGCCAAGAGAACCACCCTAACTCTAACGGGGACAAAAGACGTTGTTGAGCAACTCGAACCGGGGGACCTGGAAATTATTTTAGATGTCTCTAATCAACCCAACGAGGAAATCGTTCAAATCTCTAAAAAAAATCTCGTCAGCTTAAATCCGGACGTGAATCTTGGCAAACACGTCACCTCGGTGAGCCATCCGGAATTTGTGATCAGAATGAGTGAAATGCTGACAGAGAAAATTCCCATTACCATTCATCGCCCTCTTGGAGAGGCTCCTAAAGGCTACGATTTCCTGGATAACTGGCCCTTGACTTTAACCCAAACTGTCAGTGGACCGCACGATCAAGTTCTCAACTTAAAAAATCAGGGATTAGAGCTGACTTTCAATCTCAATGACATCACCAAGGAGCAATTGGACGCACTGCAGTCCAACGGCCCCTACGATGACGAAGTAAGCTTTTTTGTACCAGATCAATGGAAAAAAGTGGTCATTCCTTTCTCGTCCCGTGGACCAGAAACCATAAACGATCCCGACGCCAAATATCTTCATATGAGCTTCTTGCGTCAGCAATTGATTCCAATTAAAAATGATCTTCCTCTACATGTCTACTATCCGCTTAAATACAGCGCACAAATCAATCCCAACACCTACGCATTAGCCCCCAATTCCTTTATCCAAATGAAAAACCACATCCCGGTTTTGAAGCTGCCATTATTTGTCAGCAATGTCAGTAAACTATTTGTAGAAATTGTCAAAGACAACGTTGAGCTCGAAATTGTCACAGCTCCCAGGACCGAACGAGAAAAATTGGAATGGAGTGTAGGATTTATCGACAATGTCCACTTAGAAGACACTTACGTCGCTTTTCTTCTTAGCAATATGCGGACAACTAGCGGATATTCCCAGTCGAAAGTTCAAGAACGGGAAAAATATTTCCGCCAACGCTTTCGCAATTACATGCAGCGCTTTACGCTTTATTTGACACAGGAACAAAAACTGGAACTAGAAAGTACTCTCGGCAAT
Coding sequences within it:
- the cdaA gene encoding diadenylate cyclase CdaA gives rise to the protein MWFFQLMVPVVEILIIAIIVYYLLSFFWNTRAMDLLYGSLAFLGFFALAKWLNLPVLEKLMYYVVNVAVLALLIIFQPELRLALSKLSLKSKKYREITEFDKFLESISQSIYRLSERRIGALVVLENQDSLEDLANKAVLINAQFSPELLESIFITTTPLHDGAVLIRGTTIMSAATILPLADDSTHLSKSMGTRHRAGLGISQLTDALVIVVSEETGKVSIARDGIMTRGVKVDRFKGIIRSVFSPPKTAIPTSLNFWEQLKLWKR
- the folP gene encoding dihydropteroate synthase, whose amino-acid sequence is MTRIMGILNVTPDSSSDQGRWFDPSLALQRGREIFHEGADILDIGGESTRPGAPSVSTEEELRRVIPILKALKKELPIPFSIDTMKAKVAAAALEAGATLINDVAGFRDKDMRALAAQSQASICVMHMYETPATMQDNPIYPGGVIPFLLDWFPRQIDLLLSAGVKEQQIILDPGIGFGKTVADNVEILQNLHRIKGLGFPVLVGLSRKSFLGKIINKPYSELLPASLAANTLAILAQVDIIRVHDVAAHRDVLKVMQQFNPLTP